The following DNA comes from Thermostichus vulcanus str. 'Rupite'.
TTAAGCATGCCCCGGCCATCTTGGCCTTCACCAACCCGACCACCAATTCCTACAAGCGTTTGGTACCTGGGTTTGAGGCTCCGGTGAACCTGGCTTACTCCCAGGGCAACCGCTCTGCCTCTATCCGCATTCCGGTGACCGGCACCAGCCCGAAAGCCAAGCGTCTGGAATTCCGTTGTCCTGATGCCACCTGCAACCCCTACATCGCCTTCTCCGCCATGCTGATGGCCGGTTTGGATGGGATCAAGAACAAGATTCACCCTGGCGAACCTCTGGACAAGGATATCTACGATCTGGAACCGGAAGAACTGGCCAAGATTCCCTCTACCCCCGGCTCTTTGTTGGATGCCTTGGAAAACCTGCAAAAGGATCACGCCTTCTTGCTAGAAGGGGGTGTCTTTACCGAAGACCTGATCGAGACCTACATCGAGTACAAGATCGACAACGAGATCAACCCGATTAATCTGCGGCCTCATCCCTATGAGTTTGCCCTCTATTACGATGCATGATCGGTTGCGAGATCTGTGACTCACTTCTCTTAGTCCTGGAAAATCGTAACTCTTGAACGGGATCCCTTCTCTTGATTGAGGGGATCCTTTTTTGTAGTGGTTTTGGGCTGGCTTGTGGGTATTCTGAGGTGGGCACCATTGTCTGCAAGCTGGGAGAAGCAGTATGGATCCGTTTTGGCTGTTTTTAATGCTGTTTTTAGCTTTTGTGGCCGGACTCTTGGCTTTTAATGCTTATTTAGAAAAGAAGCGGCGAGAAGCTCTGGAACAAGTGGCTGTTCGTTTGGGGATGCAGTTTTCTGCCCAGTCAGTTGAGGGGATCCCATCCCGGTTGAATCAATCCAGTTTTGAGCTGTTTCAGCGGGGCCGTGGGCGGCGTTACTGCAACTGGATGTCCAAGCGGTTGATCGATGGCACTGAAATCGCCCTATTTGATTACCAATACACCAGTGGCAGTGGTAAAAATCGCAGCACCTATCGCATGTCTGTCTTCTCTGCGTATCAAGAAGATCTGTGGCTACCCAGCTTTCGACTCCACCCCGAAAATGCTTTTTTCCATGGCATCGCCAAAGCTTTCGGCATGAAAGACATCAACTTCGAGAGCCATCCCAAGTTTTCTCGCAGCTACCTATTGCGAGGACAGGATGAAGCTCAAATTCGGATACGTTTTCATCCCGGTGTCCTGAGCTTTCTGGAGGATCATCTCAACTATGCCGTCGAGGGATCCGGATCCCATTTAATTCTCTGGCGCAGTAACCAACGGGTACAACCGGAAGGCATTGAAAACTTTATGCGTTTGGGGGAAGAACTGGTGCGACGGCTCAGCCGCATTTGATCCACTTGAGGTGAAACCCCAGTCTCAAAGAACTATGACAGAGATCAGAAAAGCAACCTACAGCGATCTACAAACCATCCAAACCTTCGATATTTTTGCGGGAGATCGTGCCAAAGATATTGAGCAGAGGGAGTGTTTTGTTGAAGTCGTACAGGAAAGGGCTGTGGGGTATGTTGTCTTCAACCATTCCTTTTATCTCAATCCTTTTGTTCAATTTCTGTGTGTTGCACCTCCCTGGCGGCGACAGGGGATTGCCAATTGGCTGTTGGCCTACTGAGCACCCAAAGCCGCCAACAAATCATCCGCTAATAACACCGCCGTATAGGCCAAGACTTGTCGCTGCTCAGGCGGTAAATCACCAATGTTGGTTTGGGGATTGCTGACGATACCCTGTAATACCATGCTGGCCACGTATTCCCGCTTAGAAAGTCCTGGGCTGGAGATGGTCGGGTTATCCAGCGAGAACTTTTGATGGTGCTCAAATGGATAAGCATATTCAGGGGCTAATGGCATCGCTCAACTCCAGGTTTGTGGCTTTCCCATTCTCCCATCCTTGAGCATTCCGAAAAAAGCGGGGCTGAAAGCGGGCACAACGGGTTATCGTATCTAGGGGATCCCTGAAATGGGGAGATGATCCGGGCTGCCCTCCCTCGGGAAACACTGCTATGCATCTGAGCGAATCCTTTCGGCGCACCAAAATTGTTGCCACCATTGGCCCCGCCAGCTTGGATCCGATCATTTTGCGGGAGATGATCCTACAGGGGGCGACCACCCTTCGCCTCAACTTTTCCCATGGGGATCACGAGCTGCACCGCCGCAGCATTCGCCTGATCCGCCAAACCTCGATGGACTTAGGCATTCAAGTCGCCATTTTGCAAGACCTACAAGGCCCCAAAATTCGCTTAGGTAAGTTTGCCGAAGGCCCGATTGCCCTTAAAGCCGGGGATCCCTTTGTTTTGACTAGCCAACCGATTGCGGGATCCCAGGAACGCAGTTGGGTCACTTATGACAAATTGGCCCAGGAGGTACCCGAAGGAGCCACGATTCTCCTAGATGATGGGCGGGTGGAAATGCGGGTAGAGGCGGTGGATCCCGAAGCCGGTGAATTGTTCTGTCGCACCATCGTCGGCGGAACTCTCTCTGACAACAAGGGGGTCAATTTTCCGGGTGTGCGCCTCAGTATCCGTGCCGTTACCCAGAAAGATAAAGAAGACCTCTACTTTGGTCTCAATCAAGGGGTAGATTGGGTGGCCCTCAGCTTTGTGCGGGAGCCTTCCGATGTTTTGGAACTGCGGGAACTGATGGCTGCCGTTGGCAAACGAGTTCCGATCATCGTCAAGATCGAGAAACACGAAGCTATCGAACAATTGCCCCAAATTTTGGCCCTCAGTGATGGAGTGATGGTGGCACGTGGGGATCTGGGTGTGGAGCTGCCCGCCGAAGAGGTGCCGATCTTGCAAAAGCGGATGATCGCCCTTGCCAACTGTTTGGGGATCCCGGTAATTACCGCCACCCAAATGCTGGACAGCATGGCCCATAGTCCCCGCCCCACCCGTGCTGAAATTTCCGATGTGGCCAATGCCATTTTGGATGGCACCGATGCTGTCATGCTCTCCAATGAAACTGCTGTGGGCAAATATCCTGTCGAGGCTGTCGCCACCATGGCCCGTATTGCCGTGCGCACTGAACAGGACTACTTTGGCCCAACCTACACAGAACGGCGCCAGCAAATTCGCTCCCTCACCCTACAGGAATTGGG
Coding sequences within:
- a CDS encoding GNAT family N-acetyltransferase — translated: MTEIRKATYSDLQTIQTFDIFAGDRAKDIEQRECFVEVVQERAVGYVVFNHSFYLNPFVQFLCVAPPWRRQGIANWLLAY
- the pyk gene encoding pyruvate kinase gives rise to the protein MHLSESFRRTKIVATIGPASLDPIILREMILQGATTLRLNFSHGDHELHRRSIRLIRQTSMDLGIQVAILQDLQGPKIRLGKFAEGPIALKAGDPFVLTSQPIAGSQERSWVTYDKLAQEVPEGATILLDDGRVEMRVEAVDPEAGELFCRTIVGGTLSDNKGVNFPGVRLSIRAVTQKDKEDLYFGLNQGVDWVALSFVREPSDVLELRELMAAVGKRVPIIVKIEKHEAIEQLPQILALSDGVMVARGDLGVELPAEEVPILQKRMIALANCLGIPVITATQMLDSMAHSPRPTRAEISDVANAILDGTDAVMLSNETAVGKYPVEAVATMARIAVRTEQDYFGPTYTERRQQIRSLTLQELGQRNGNVPTRQSLIPDSISRAVGEIARELDAVAVMTLTKTGATARNVSKFRPRTPILAVTPHVEVARRMQLVWGVRPLLVMDLSTTRQTFQSAISLAQEEGLLNDGDLVVLSAGTLPGVAGSTDLIKVDVVKSVVAQGKGFGKGMVSGPARIIKSSLDSNKLTSGDILVAQSTDASYVEAIKQAAGVITEEEGSSSHAAVIGSRLGVPVLVGVKNATRLIRDGAIVTLNAEKGVVTSGADGLGF